A region of Periophthalmus magnuspinnatus isolate fPerMag1 chromosome 13, fPerMag1.2.pri, whole genome shotgun sequence DNA encodes the following proteins:
- the tgfb1a gene encoding transforming growth factor, beta 1a isoform X2 — MRVLFMIIMAVYFLEKVNSMSTCKTLDLEMVKKKRIEAIRSQILSKLRLPKEPEPDQAGDQDDIPSTLLSLYNSTKDLLKEQQSQAPTVISMEQEEEEYFAKVLHKFNMTGNNETTMNSKRVSMYFNMADIRSSVGDYRLLTTAELRMLIKHTTIPTEQRVELYQGLGPSARYLASRFISNQMKDKWLSFDVTETLQSWLKDNDDEQGFQLWLFCECDSVRGDTRFSFEISGIQNGRGDTAALKARAQQPPYILTMSIPQNVSSHPTSRSKRSTDSKDTCPAQTETCCVRSLYIDFRRDLGWKWIHKPTGYHANYCMGSCTYIWNAENKYSQILALYKHHNPGASAQPCCVPQSLEPLPILYYVGRQHKVEQLSNMIVKSCKCS; from the exons ATGAGGGTCCTCTTTATGATCATTATGGCAGTGTACTTTTTAGAAAAAGTCAATTCTATGTCGACATGTAAGACTTTAGATCTGGAGATGGTGAAGAAAAAGCGCATAGAGGCGATTAGGAGCCAAATTCTCAGTAAACTGCGTCTGCCCAAAGAACCGGAGCCAGACCAGGCTGGAGACCAGGATGACATCCCAAGCACACTACTGTCCCTGTATAACAGCACCAAGGACCTGCTAAAGGAACAACAGtcacaggcccccacagtcatctccatggagcaggaggaggaggagtacttcgccaaagtgctgcacaagtTTAACATGACTG GCAACAATGAGACAACAATGAACTCCAAACGTGTCTCCATGTACTTCAACATGGCGGACATACGGAGCAGTGTGGGAGACTACCGGCTGCTCACCACAGCCGAGCTGCGTATGCTCATCAAACACACTACTATTCCCACAGAGCAGCGCGTGGAGCTGTACCAGGGCTTGGGTCCCTCTGCACGCTACCTGGCATCACGATTCATCAGCAACCAGATGAAAGACAAGTGGCTGTCTTTTGATGTCACAGAGACACTGCAGAGCTGGTTAAAAGACAACG ACGACGAACAGGGCTTTCAACTCTGGCtcttctgtgaatgtgactctgTACGTGGGGACACCCGCTTCAGTTTTGAAATTTCTGGGATTCAGAACGGGAGAGGAGACACGGCCGCACTAAAAGCAAGGGCACAACAACCTCCTTATATCCTCACCATGTCCATCCCTCAAAATGTCAGCAGCCACCCCACGTCTCGCAGTAAACGCTCCACTGACTCGAAGGACACCTGCCCAGC CCAGACAGAAACATGCTGTGTGCGGAGTTTGTACATTGACTTCAGGAGGGATTTAGGCTGGAAGTGGATCCACAAGCCCACGGGCTACCACGCCAATTACTGCATGGGCTCCTGCACTTACATCTGGAACGctgaaaacaaatattcacAG ATCTTGGCCCTGTACAAACATCACAACCCAGGAGCCTCAGCCCAACCGTGCTGCGTTCCACAAAGCTTAGAGCCACTGCCAATTCTCTACTACGTGGGCCGGCAACACAAG GTGGAACAGCTGTCCAATATGATCGTGAAGTCCTGCAAGTGTAGCTAA
- the tgfb1a gene encoding transforming growth factor, beta 1a isoform X1, with protein sequence MRVLFMIIMAVYFLEKVNSMSTCKTLDLEMVKKKRIEAIRSQILSKLRLPKEPEPDQAGDQDDIPSTLLSLYNSTKDLLKEQQSQAPTVISMEQEEEEYFAKVLHKFNMTAKGNNETTMNSKRVSMYFNMADIRSSVGDYRLLTTAELRMLIKHTTIPTEQRVELYQGLGPSARYLASRFISNQMKDKWLSFDVTETLQSWLKDNDDEQGFQLWLFCECDSVRGDTRFSFEISGIQNGRGDTAALKARAQQPPYILTMSIPQNVSSHPTSRSKRSTDSKDTCPAQTETCCVRSLYIDFRRDLGWKWIHKPTGYHANYCMGSCTYIWNAENKYSQILALYKHHNPGASAQPCCVPQSLEPLPILYYVGRQHKVEQLSNMIVKSCKCS encoded by the exons ATGAGGGTCCTCTTTATGATCATTATGGCAGTGTACTTTTTAGAAAAAGTCAATTCTATGTCGACATGTAAGACTTTAGATCTGGAGATGGTGAAGAAAAAGCGCATAGAGGCGATTAGGAGCCAAATTCTCAGTAAACTGCGTCTGCCCAAAGAACCGGAGCCAGACCAGGCTGGAGACCAGGATGACATCCCAAGCACACTACTGTCCCTGTATAACAGCACCAAGGACCTGCTAAAGGAACAACAGtcacaggcccccacagtcatctccatggagcaggaggaggaggagtacttcgccaaagtgctgcacaagtTTAACATGACTG CAAAAGGCAACAATGAGACAACAATGAACTCCAAACGTGTCTCCATGTACTTCAACATGGCGGACATACGGAGCAGTGTGGGAGACTACCGGCTGCTCACCACAGCCGAGCTGCGTATGCTCATCAAACACACTACTATTCCCACAGAGCAGCGCGTGGAGCTGTACCAGGGCTTGGGTCCCTCTGCACGCTACCTGGCATCACGATTCATCAGCAACCAGATGAAAGACAAGTGGCTGTCTTTTGATGTCACAGAGACACTGCAGAGCTGGTTAAAAGACAACG ACGACGAACAGGGCTTTCAACTCTGGCtcttctgtgaatgtgactctgTACGTGGGGACACCCGCTTCAGTTTTGAAATTTCTGGGATTCAGAACGGGAGAGGAGACACGGCCGCACTAAAAGCAAGGGCACAACAACCTCCTTATATCCTCACCATGTCCATCCCTCAAAATGTCAGCAGCCACCCCACGTCTCGCAGTAAACGCTCCACTGACTCGAAGGACACCTGCCCAGC CCAGACAGAAACATGCTGTGTGCGGAGTTTGTACATTGACTTCAGGAGGGATTTAGGCTGGAAGTGGATCCACAAGCCCACGGGCTACCACGCCAATTACTGCATGGGCTCCTGCACTTACATCTGGAACGctgaaaacaaatattcacAG ATCTTGGCCCTGTACAAACATCACAACCCAGGAGCCTCAGCCCAACCGTGCTGCGTTCCACAAAGCTTAGAGCCACTGCCAATTCTCTACTACGTGGGCCGGCAACACAAG GTGGAACAGCTGTCCAATATGATCGTGAAGTCCTGCAAGTGTAGCTAA
- the ppp5c gene encoding serine/threonine-protein phosphatase 5, which yields MVGTSKNCSDKKMAEGSNDAELLKEKANKYFKEKDYENAIKYYTEALELNPSNAIYYSNRSLAYLRTECYGYALADATKALEIDKNYIKGYYRRATSNMALGKFKAALKDYETVVRVRPNDKDARMKYQECKKIVNQKAFERAIASDETKKSVVDSLDIENMTIEDDYVGPKLEDGKVTLTFMKEMMEWFKDQKKLHRKCAYQILVQVKDVLSKLPSLVEITLKESDKITICGDTHGQYYDLLNIFTLNGLPSETNPYLFNGDFVDRGSFSLEVILTLFGFKLLYPDNFHLLRGNHETDNMNQMYGFEGEVKAKYTAQMFQLFSEVFQWLPLAQCINNKVLVMHGGLFSEDGVTLENIRKIDRNRQPPDSGPMCDLLWSDPQPQNGRSISKRGVSCQFGPDVTERFLEQNKLDYIVRSHEVKAEGYEVTHSGKCITVFSAPNYCDQMGNKGAYIHLRGSDLKPEFHQFTAVPHPNVKPMAYANTLMQLGMM from the exons ATGGTGGGCACATCGAAAAACTGTAGTGACAAGAAGATGGCGGAGGGAAGTAATGATGCTGAGCTACTCAAGGAGAAGGCGAATAAGTACTTCAAAG agaaagaCTATGAAAATGCTATCAAGTATTACACAGAGGCTTTGGAGCTCAATCCATCCAATGCCATCTACTACAGCAATCGAAGTTTGGCATACCTACGCACAGAGTGCTATGGCTATGCCTTGGCCGATGCCACAAAGGCCCTGGAGATAGACAAAAACTATATAAAGGGATACTACAGGCGTGCCACGTCCAACATGGCCCTAGGAAAGTTCAAGGCTGCACTCAAAGACTATGAAACG GTTGTGAGAGTCCGACCAAATGACAAAGATGCAAGAATGAAGTACCAGGAATGTAAAAAAATTGTAAACCAAAAGGCATTTGAAAGAGCCATTGCCAGTGACGAGACCAAAAAATCAGTGGTTGATTCTCTGGATATTGAAAATATGA CTATTGAGGATGACTATGTGGGTCCCAaacttgaagatggaaaagtcaCTTTGACGTTCATGAAAGAGATGATGGAATGGTTCAAAGATCAGAAGAAACTCCATAGAAAGTGTGCATATCAG ATTTTGGTGCAAGTCAAAGATGTTTTGTCAAAGCTACCAAGTCTTGTTGAAATCACATTAAAAGAG TCCGATAAAATAACCATTTGTGGTGACACCCATGGGCAATACTATGATCTTCTCAACATCTTCACACTGAATGGTTTGCCTTCAGAGACCAACCCATAC CTGTTCAATGGTGACTTTGTAGATCGCGGATCTTTTTCATTGGAAgtcattttaacactttttgGCTTTAAGCTCCTCTATCCTGACAACTTCCACTTGCTGAGAG GTAACCATGAGACAGACAACATGAACCAAATGTATGGTTTTGAAGGCGAGGTCAAAGCCAAGTACACAGCCCAGATGTTTCAGCTGTTTAGTGAGGTCTTCCAATGGCTGCCTCTTGCACAGTGCATCAACAACAAAGTATTG GTAATGCACGGAGGACTCTTCAGTGAAGATGGGGTAACATTGGAAAATATAAGGAAAATTGACAGAAACAGACAGCCTCCAGATTCAG GACCCATGTGTGACCTCCTTTGGTCCGACCCACAACCACAG AATGGCCGGTCAATCAGTAAACGGGGAGTCAGCTGTCAGTTTGGACCAGATGTAACTGAGCGCTTCCTGGAACAAAACAAGTTGGACTACATTGTCCGTAGTCATGAAGTGAAGGCTGAGGGCTACGAAGTCACTCACTCAGGAAAGTGCATCACCGTGTTTTCAGCACCCAACTACTG TGATCAGATGGGAAACAAAGGAGCTTATATTCATCTCAGGGGATCTGATCTGAAGCCAGAATTTCACCAGTTCACTGCTGTG CCTCATCCGAATGTCAAGCCCATGGCATACGCTAACACATTAATGCAGTTGGGGATGATGTAG
- the LOC117380266 gene encoding THAP domain-containing protein 5-like translates to MPKNCSVPHCKTTPGNKKNFYKFPLHDPERLHLWLRNMGKNNWTPSRHQYICHKHFAPSNFKVCWGVRYLKNTAVPTLFQKVKLQRKSERQAKWRWTNNNQSIKTLRCVTETADEQVESGLQLDFSDLAQIYEDQDSSQTEMNPLAFKDQPTSLHKIEDFSIVGDCNEMVLLSENQEDAHGLTTSGVTDEHREGMEDITCAIVDFSKVYEVDQTADVAYFEIIPNLISTLPHLTFIPETVLSPALSSQPIASTVPIVSKYTQSSKVVKSPDLEEEEEEDDVRLDSCSFEHQQVEHCYHKNSVSKEQLQATVVELQRKMKLLQQRHCTHLEKLEELERTVGQLRQSKLLYEERLQRLERAYFQADVTITDPEQIVTIIYEEENPEYFCTNLLNEKL, encoded by the exons ATGCCTAAAAACTGTTCGGTACCACACTGCAAGACAACGCCTGGCAATAAAAAGAACTTCTATAA GTTTCCTCTTCATGACCCTGAACGACTTCATCTGTGGCTGAGGAATATGGGTAAAAACAACTGGACACCCTCTCGACATCAGTACATTTGCCATAAACATTTTGCACCTTCAAATTTTAAAGTTTGCTGGGGTGTTCGCTACCTGAAGAACACGGCGGTACCTACACTATTCCAG AAAGTAAAGTTGCAGAGGAAAAGTGAAAGACAGGCTAAGTGGCGTTGGACAAACAATAATCAAAGCATAAAGACGCTGAGATGTGTCACTGAGACTGCTGATGAGCAAGTTGAAAGCGGTCTACAATTGGATTTCAGTGATTTGGCACAGATCTATGAAGATCAAGACTCTTCTCAGACAGAAATGAATCCGCTGGCATTCAAAGACCAACCAACGtcattacataaaattgaagaTTTTAGTATAGTTGGAGACTGCAACGAAATGGTACTCCTATCTGAAAATCAAGAAGATGCACATGGCTTGACCACTTCTGGAGTAACAGATGAACACAGAGAGGGAATGGAGGATATAACCTGCGCCATAGTGGATTTTTCTAAAGTTTATGAAGTTGATCAAACTGCTGACGTTGCCTACTTTGAGATCATACCCAATCTAATTTCCACACTTCCACACTTGACATTTATACCAGAAACTGTTCTGTCACCAGCTTTAAGCTCTCAGCCTATTGCCTCGACTGTGCCAATAGTGTCTAAGTACACTCAGAGTTCAAAGGTTGTAAAGAGTCCTGacttggaggaggaggaagaggaggatgacgTCAGGTTGGATAGTTGCAGCTTTGAACACCAACAAGTGGAGCACTG TTACCATAAAAACAGTGTGAGCAAGGAGCAGCTGCAGGCTACTGTGGTAGAGTTGCAGAGAAAAATGAAGCTCCTGCAGCAGCGTCACTGCACACATCTGGAGAAATTGGAGGAACTGGAGAGGACCGTGGGTCAGCTGAGGCAGAGCAAGCTTCTATATGAGGAGCGGTTGCAGCGTCTCGAGAGG GCCTACTTCCAAGCAGATGTAACTATTACAGATCCTGAACAGATTGTGACCATCATCTATGAAGAGGAAAATCCTGAGTATTTCTGCACAAACCTTCTAAATGAAAAGCTTTGA